In the Qipengyuania pelagi genome, one interval contains:
- a CDS encoding PAS domain-containing sensor histidine kinase, with the protein MTDSPALMVIIGLLLAAWTAVAGWFMLRASARSKGTETIRRSARRLSRMIEESPAVPLLVRADGRIEAPERLAGWFGLDRMPEYLSELSGGGDGGLDDAQLETLTGHVRRTQKTAASFTMTLAPLGSRKALTLRGTLADPSVSPAGAALIWVFDFTESEGELSALREQAASAREDFGALVGLIEAAPMPMWFRGADMQLRLVNRAYVSAVGSDSPDTVVREQIELVESMDGVSASEVAQQAGERRKAIERVVTTTIDGERRSLRVTDLPLIGDGIAGYAVDIEEMEEQAREFRAFREAQRSMLDQLSIGVAQFDANRRMTFANQPFHRVFGLPPGIVGERTTFEQMLMAARENGRIPEVRDFPNWRQEVAGWFLTDETHEENWPLPDSTHLRILGQPLPDGGLVFIAEDRTEQLALSATRDTLLRTRTATFDNLFEALAVFAPDGHLELWNRSFAGAWGLEEEALDGHPQAEDLLEAIAKKLADPKEVAAINHVIRAATLDRRKQRGTVKLADGRTLDFASVPLPDGNGLITVLDITASRQAEEALRERNRALEEADAVTTRFLANMSYEFRTPLTSIGGFAELLTSGVAGELSPQAKDYAQAIAQSVSKLTEQVENVLDLSQSEAGLMPLTKQKIALLPFVTEIVRKREDAITAGGLTLDLRSDPDKSVSADPQQLRRAIAHLLDNAIRATPSGGKITVEIRQKKDVTRISISDTGKGMSHHDMARALEGIRPTADGRGIERRQGLGIPLARQLIEAHGGTLELQSRRGSGTMAVIVLP; encoded by the coding sequence ATGACGGATTCGCCCGCCTTGATGGTGATTATCGGCCTGCTGCTCGCCGCGTGGACGGCGGTGGCGGGTTGGTTCATGCTCAGGGCCAGCGCGCGCAGCAAGGGGACGGAGACGATCCGCCGCTCCGCCCGGCGCCTGTCCCGCATGATCGAGGAATCGCCCGCCGTGCCGCTGCTGGTGCGTGCGGATGGCCGGATCGAGGCTCCCGAACGCCTTGCCGGTTGGTTTGGCCTAGACCGGATGCCCGAATATCTCAGCGAGCTGAGCGGGGGCGGTGATGGCGGGCTCGACGATGCGCAGCTCGAAACGCTGACCGGACATGTGCGCCGCACGCAGAAGACCGCAGCCTCTTTCACCATGACGCTCGCGCCGCTCGGATCGCGCAAGGCCCTGACGCTGCGCGGCACGCTGGCCGATCCCAGCGTTTCGCCTGCCGGGGCCGCGCTGATTTGGGTCTTCGACTTCACCGAAAGCGAAGGGGAATTATCGGCCCTGCGCGAACAGGCCGCCAGTGCGCGTGAGGATTTCGGCGCTTTGGTGGGCCTCATCGAAGCGGCGCCGATGCCGATGTGGTTTCGCGGCGCCGATATGCAGCTGCGCCTGGTCAACCGCGCCTATGTGTCCGCAGTCGGGTCCGACAGCCCCGACACGGTCGTCAGGGAGCAGATCGAACTCGTCGAGAGCATGGACGGCGTGAGCGCCAGCGAGGTCGCGCAGCAGGCTGGCGAGCGGCGCAAGGCGATCGAGCGCGTGGTGACCACGACGATCGATGGCGAGCGCCGCTCGCTGCGGGTGACCGACCTGCCGCTGATCGGCGATGGCATCGCAGGCTATGCGGTCGATATCGAGGAGATGGAGGAGCAGGCGCGCGAATTCCGCGCCTTCCGAGAGGCCCAGCGTTCCATGCTCGATCAGCTTTCGATCGGCGTCGCGCAGTTCGATGCAAACCGCAGGATGACGTTCGCGAACCAGCCCTTCCATCGTGTGTTCGGCCTGCCGCCGGGAATCGTCGGCGAACGCACCACGTTCGAACAGATGCTGATGGCCGCGCGCGAGAACGGACGCATCCCCGAGGTCCGGGATTTCCCGAACTGGCGGCAGGAAGTGGCCGGATGGTTCCTGACCGACGAAACGCATGAGGAGAACTGGCCGCTTCCCGATTCGACCCATCTGCGCATTCTCGGTCAGCCGCTTCCCGATGGCGGGCTGGTCTTCATCGCGGAAGACCGCACCGAACAGCTGGCCCTGTCCGCCACGCGCGACACGCTGTTGCGCACCCGCACCGCGACTTTCGACAATCTGTTCGAAGCTTTGGCCGTGTTTGCGCCCGACGGGCATCTCGAACTCTGGAACCGCAGTTTCGCGGGCGCCTGGGGCCTCGAGGAAGAGGCGCTTGACGGGCATCCCCAGGCCGAGGACCTGCTCGAAGCCATCGCGAAGAAGCTGGCCGATCCCAAGGAGGTCGCGGCGATCAATCACGTCATTCGCGCCGCCACGCTCGACCGACGCAAGCAGCGCGGTACGGTGAAGCTTGCGGATGGGCGCACCCTCGATTTCGCGAGCGTTCCCTTGCCCGACGGGAACGGGCTCATCACCGTGCTCGACATCACCGCCTCGCGCCAGGCGGAAGAGGCGCTACGCGAACGCAACCGCGCGCTGGAAGAGGCCGACGCCGTCACCACGCGCTTCCTGGCCAATATGAGCTACGAATTCCGCACCCCGCTGACCTCGATCGGTGGCTTTGCCGAATTGCTGACCAGCGGCGTCGCGGGCGAGCTGAGCCCGCAGGCGAAGGATTATGCGCAGGCGATCGCCCAATCGGTCAGCAAACTGACCGAACAGGTCGAAAACGTCCTCGACCTGTCGCAGAGTGAAGCTGGTCTGATGCCGCTGACGAAGCAGAAGATCGCGCTCCTTCCCTTCGTCACCGAGATCGTGCGCAAGCGCGAGGATGCGATTACCGCGGGCGGGTTGACGCTCGATCTGCGCAGCGACCCAGACAAGTCGGTTTCCGCCGATCCCCAGCAATTGCGCCGCGCGATCGCCCACCTGCTCGACAACGCGATCCGCGCCACGCCCTCAGGCGGAAAGATCACGGTGGAAATCCGCCAGAAGAAGGACGTGACGCGGATTTCCATCTCTGACACGGGTAAGGGCATGAGCCACCATGACATGGCCCGCGCACTAGAAGGCATCCGCCCGACGGCGGACGGCCGGGGCATCGAACGCCGCCAGGGGCTCGGCATCCCGCTCGCGCGCCAGCTGATCGAAGCGCACGGTGGGACGCTGGAACTGCAAAGCCGCCGAGGTTCGGGCACGATGGCGGTGATCGTCCTCCCGTGA